One Gimesia aquarii DNA segment encodes these proteins:
- a CDS encoding Na(+)-translocating NADH-quinone reductase subunit A, producing MITIKKGLDLPISGEPSALIEQGPEIRSIALIGPDYIGMKPTLAVEIGDTVKKGQMLFSDKKTEGVIYTSPVAGKVTEINRGAKRAFQSMVIEVGGEDEETFASYGDEELANLTREQVQENLLNSGLWSSLRTRPYSRVPVPGATPHSIFVTAIDTNPLAPPPEVILSEEPRAFAQGLQLLKTLTDGKLFLCKAPGTNLPGCDLDFVTVEEFGGPHPAGLVGTHVHFLDPVSEKKTIWNINYQDVIAIGKLFTTGKLSVERVISIAGPTVKNPKLVKTILGASLTDLTDGNLEDGENRLVSGSALSGRTGEGPFAYLGRYALQVTGLKEGNHRDFLGWMGPGFNKFSVVPVFISSWLGQGKKFSFTTSTEGSKRAMIPIGTYEKVMPLDILPTFLLRALITEDTEQAKELGCLELDEEDLSLCTFVCPGKYNYGALLRKNLTKIEIEG from the coding sequence ATGATTACAATTAAAAAAGGGTTGGATCTGCCTATTTCGGGTGAGCCTTCCGCTCTGATCGAACAGGGGCCAGAAATTCGATCGATTGCTCTGATTGGTCCTGATTATATTGGCATGAAGCCCACATTGGCTGTTGAAATTGGTGATACGGTCAAAAAAGGTCAGATGCTTTTCAGCGATAAAAAGACGGAAGGTGTGATATATACTTCTCCAGTTGCTGGGAAAGTAACGGAAATCAATCGAGGGGCCAAACGCGCCTTTCAGAGTATGGTGATTGAAGTAGGGGGAGAAGATGAAGAAACATTTGCCTCTTATGGAGATGAAGAGCTAGCGAATCTGACGCGTGAGCAAGTTCAAGAGAACTTGTTGAACTCTGGTTTGTGGTCAAGTTTGCGGACGCGTCCGTATAGTCGTGTGCCAGTTCCAGGAGCCACACCACATTCTATTTTTGTAACTGCGATCGATACAAACCCCTTAGCACCACCTCCAGAAGTGATTCTTAGCGAAGAACCTCGGGCTTTCGCACAAGGGCTCCAGTTATTGAAAACTCTCACCGACGGAAAACTGTTTCTTTGCAAGGCGCCGGGAACAAATTTACCTGGCTGCGATCTTGATTTTGTCACCGTAGAAGAATTTGGTGGGCCACATCCCGCCGGGCTTGTTGGGACACACGTTCATTTTCTTGATCCGGTCAGTGAGAAGAAAACGATTTGGAATATCAATTATCAAGATGTCATTGCCATCGGTAAGTTGTTTACCACAGGCAAGCTTTCTGTAGAGCGTGTTATTTCCATAGCAGGTCCTACAGTGAAAAATCCAAAATTAGTGAAAACGATTCTGGGGGCCAGTCTCACTGATCTGACGGATGGAAATCTCGAAGATGGTGAAAATCGGTTGGTTTCGGGTTCAGCACTTTCCGGCCGGACTGGCGAAGGTCCTTTTGCATATTTGGGCCGTTATGCTTTACAGGTAACAGGACTTAAAGAGGGCAATCATAGAGACTTTCTGGGATGGATGGGGCCTGGATTCAATAAGTTCTCTGTTGTTCCCGTTTTTATTTCTTCATGGCTGGGACAGGGTAAAAAATTCTCTTTTACCACTTCGACAGAAGGAAGCAAGCGGGCCATGATTCCGATTGGGACTTATGAAAAAGTCATGCCATTGGACATTTTGCCCACGTTCCTGTTGCGTGCCTTGATTACGGAGGATACAGAACAGGCAAAAGAACTGGGATGCCTGGAGCTTGATGAAGAAGACTTGTCTTTATGCACCTTTGTGTGTCCCGGGAAATATAATTACGGAGCATTATTACGTAAGAACCTGACAAAGATAGAAATTGAAGGTTGA
- a CDS encoding family 16 glycoside hydrolase, protein MNSGLLKRLFSLTTLSLLVLSVAFNSSLMAAEAKKELKAGIIGLDTSHAIAFTKMLNTGTPEGELAGVRIVAAYPKGSPDIESSVSRVPKYTEDVKKMGVEIVDSIDDLLKKVDVVFLETNDGRPHLEQAIPVFQAGKPVFIDKPIAGSLTDAVALFELSRKYNTPMFSSSSLRFSKGAQRLRNGEEGKITKCSTHSPCSLEKTHPSLFWYGIHGVETLFTVMGPGCQSVKRTVSNADRDEVVGRWAGGRVGQFSGVRKGTPKGYGGTAVGENGEVAVGGYDGYKPLLVEIVKFFRSGKPPVSEEETLEIYSFMEAADESKRQGGAEVTLASVLEKAERAANKKLAKLDLAGDSVSATDNKLSATEKAAGWKLLFNGKNYAGWKCNNGKPIAAPIEDGALVPYKSGGYLIVYDKPFSDFKFKCDVKMPKECNSGIFFRIGNLKDPVQTGFEAQILSGKGTGMHDFGAIYDLVAPAENRASAPGEWTNIEITCQGPHISVAVNGKVVASLDADEWTQPGKRLDGSKHKFKAAVKDFPRKGYLGFQDHGHKVWYKNVKLLDLSEKK, encoded by the coding sequence ATGAACTCGGGACTTTTGAAACGGCTATTCAGCCTGACAACTCTTTCGTTATTGGTACTGTCAGTGGCGTTTAACAGTTCTTTGATGGCTGCAGAGGCTAAAAAAGAATTAAAGGCAGGCATTATTGGGCTCGATACTTCCCATGCAATCGCTTTCACGAAAATGCTTAATACTGGAACTCCCGAGGGAGAACTGGCCGGTGTGCGGATAGTCGCTGCCTACCCGAAGGGAAGCCCCGATATTGAGTCCAGCGTATCTCGTGTTCCAAAATATACGGAAGACGTCAAAAAAATGGGGGTCGAGATTGTTGATTCCATTGACGACCTACTTAAGAAAGTAGACGTAGTTTTTCTGGAAACTAACGACGGGCGTCCCCATTTAGAGCAAGCGATTCCTGTATTTCAAGCGGGTAAACCAGTTTTTATTGATAAGCCCATTGCCGGTTCACTTACTGATGCCGTTGCACTGTTTGAGCTTTCGCGCAAATATAACACTCCCATGTTTTCCTCGTCTTCTCTTCGTTTTTCGAAAGGGGCACAGCGTCTGAGAAATGGTGAAGAGGGAAAGATTACTAAATGCAGTACGCATAGCCCTTGTTCTTTAGAGAAAACACATCCCAGTCTCTTCTGGTATGGAATTCATGGTGTAGAAACTCTGTTTACTGTGATGGGGCCAGGCTGCCAATCAGTTAAAAGGACAGTCAGCAATGCTGATCGTGATGAAGTCGTCGGACGATGGGCTGGGGGAAGGGTGGGACAATTCTCTGGTGTACGCAAGGGAACTCCCAAAGGGTATGGCGGAACTGCTGTTGGCGAGAACGGGGAAGTGGCAGTCGGTGGCTACGATGGCTACAAGCCTCTGCTGGTCGAAATTGTCAAATTTTTCCGTTCGGGTAAACCACCTGTGAGTGAAGAGGAAACACTGGAAATCTATAGCTTCATGGAAGCCGCCGACGAAAGTAAGCGTCAGGGAGGAGCTGAGGTCACGCTTGCGAGTGTTCTCGAAAAAGCAGAAAGAGCAGCAAATAAGAAACTCGCGAAACTGGATTTGGCAGGTGATAGTGTTTCTGCCACTGATAATAAACTTTCTGCTACTGAGAAAGCCGCTGGTTGGAAGTTGCTGTTTAACGGGAAAAACTATGCAGGATGGAAATGTAATAACGGCAAGCCGATTGCGGCTCCCATCGAAGATGGGGCTCTGGTTCCTTATAAATCAGGTGGTTATCTAATCGTTTACGACAAGCCGTTTAGTGATTTTAAATTCAAATGTGATGTAAAAATGCCGAAAGAATGCAACTCAGGAATTTTCTTTCGCATTGGTAATTTGAAAGACCCGGTTCAGACTGGGTTTGAGGCTCAGATTCTGAGTGGGAAAGGGACTGGTATGCATGATTTTGGAGCGATTTATGACCTTGTTGCTCCAGCAGAGAACCGGGCAAGCGCACCCGGTGAATGGACCAATATTGAGATTACCTGCCAGGGGCCACATATTAGTGTCGCTGTGAATGGAAAAGTTGTTGCCAGTCTGGATGCGGACGAGTGGACTCAACCAGGAAAAAGGCTGGACGGTTCAAAGCATAAGTTTAAGGCTGCTGTGAAAGACTTTCCTAGAAAGGGATATCTTGGATTTCAGGATCACGGTCATAAAGTTTGGTATAAAAATGTGAAGCTGCTGGATCTCTCAGAGAAGAAATGA
- a CDS encoding sulfatase-like hydrolase/transferase: MNFHGRVFIVILFCCFCISSATHSVGAVQKPASRPNIILCMTDDQGWGETSFNGHSILKTPHLDDMAASGLRFDRFYAAAPVCSPTRGSFLTGRHPNRFACFSWGHTLRPQEVTVAEAVKSAGYTTGHFGKWHLGSVQANSPVSPGNSGFDEWVSSPNFYENDPYMSHNGTVIQLKGESSRVTVDAALEFIKQSKMKEKPFLAVIWFGNPHTPHEATSELKDLYQNQSADFQNYFGEITGVDRAMGHLRRQLRDLGLAENTLLWFTSDNGPRPPRFKKEDSRSQATGGLAGWKGNLWEGGIRVPSIIEWPAQIQKPEVTNVPCGTIDIYPTVLAVTGAKVSHQPHLDGVSLLPLIEGQMTSRSKPMGFWTYPAKGHPKRSTEILLNLKQQQTPEKPNPEGPVPDAEAASLKTKYSKDDLPGAAAWIDGDYKLLKMISKKNQSQYTLYNLAQDHSEKKDLSKVDPKRFRKMKAGLLDWQHSVVDSLNGKDYSD; the protein is encoded by the coding sequence ATGAATTTTCATGGTAGAGTTTTTATCGTCATTTTGTTTTGTTGTTTTTGCATAAGCAGTGCCACACATTCTGTAGGTGCGGTTCAAAAGCCAGCCAGCCGTCCGAATATCATTCTTTGTATGACCGACGATCAAGGTTGGGGCGAAACTAGTTTCAATGGTCATTCGATCCTCAAAACTCCCCATCTTGATGATATGGCTGCCAGTGGGCTTCGCTTTGATCGGTTTTATGCCGCGGCTCCTGTCTGTTCGCCAACACGAGGGAGCTTTCTCACAGGAAGACATCCCAATCGATTTGCTTGTTTCAGTTGGGGGCACACACTCAGGCCACAGGAAGTGACAGTTGCGGAAGCCGTCAAGTCGGCGGGATATACGACAGGGCACTTTGGCAAGTGGCATCTGGGATCAGTGCAGGCAAATAGTCCCGTGTCCCCTGGAAACAGTGGTTTTGATGAGTGGGTTTCAAGTCCAAATTTTTATGAAAACGACCCTTATATGAGTCACAATGGAACTGTGATTCAGTTGAAAGGGGAGAGTTCACGTGTAACCGTTGATGCCGCACTTGAGTTTATCAAACAATCAAAGATGAAGGAGAAGCCATTCCTTGCTGTAATCTGGTTTGGAAATCCTCATACACCTCATGAAGCGACTTCCGAATTAAAAGATCTTTATCAGAACCAGTCAGCAGATTTTCAAAACTATTTTGGCGAGATTACCGGCGTCGATCGAGCCATGGGGCATTTACGTCGACAGTTAAGAGATTTAGGGTTAGCAGAAAACACACTTCTCTGGTTTACCAGTGACAATGGACCTCGTCCTCCTCGATTTAAAAAAGAAGACTCTCGTTCACAGGCTACGGGAGGACTTGCCGGGTGGAAAGGGAATCTCTGGGAGGGCGGCATTCGTGTGCCTTCAATCATCGAGTGGCCTGCCCAAATTCAAAAACCGGAAGTTACCAATGTACCCTGTGGGACTATCGATATTTATCCAACTGTTCTGGCTGTTACCGGAGCGAAAGTTTCACATCAACCTCATTTGGATGGTGTCAGCCTTTTGCCGCTGATAGAAGGACAAATGACTTCACGTTCCAAGCCAATGGGATTCTGGACCTATCCTGCTAAAGGGCATCCCAAACGTAGTACAGAAATATTGCTTAATCTAAAACAACAACAGACGCCAGAAAAGCCGAATCCTGAAGGCCCAGTTCCCGATGCGGAGGCTGCCAGTCTAAAAACAAAGTACTCAAAGGACGACTTACCGGGAGCAGCAGCTTGGATTGATGGTGATTATAAATTATTAAAAATGATTTCTAAAAAGAATCAGTCTCAATATACGCTTTATAATCTTGCTCAAGACCATTCTGAGAAAAAAGATCTTTCCAAAGTTGACCCCAAGCGATTTCGGAAGATGAAAGCAGGTCTGCTTGATTGGCAGCACTCAGTAGTTGATAGTCTGAATGGGAAGGATTACTCAGATTGA
- a CDS encoding NADH:ubiquinone reductase (Na(+)-transporting) subunit D: MNSKQKEVLTGPIFNNNPIALQILGICSALAVTTKMETALVMSIAVILVTACSNAAVASIRLQIPSSIRIIVQMTIIASLVILVDQFLKAFAFGISKQLSVFVGLIITNCIVMGRAEGFAMKNEPGISFLDGLGNGLGYSLILMIVAFFRELFGSGSLFGIQLLKLSRDGGWYEANGLMLLPPSAFFIIGIFIWILRVWKTDQMEEA; this comes from the coding sequence ATGAATTCAAAACAAAAAGAGGTTCTGACAGGACCGATTTTCAATAATAATCCCATTGCATTACAAATTCTGGGAATTTGTTCTGCTTTGGCCGTGACCACCAAAATGGAGACTGCGCTCGTGATGAGTATTGCGGTGATCTTAGTCACTGCCTGCTCTAATGCTGCGGTGGCTTCTATTAGATTGCAGATTCCCAGCAGTATTCGAATTATCGTCCAAATGACAATTATTGCTTCGTTGGTGATTCTGGTGGATCAGTTTCTGAAAGCGTTTGCTTTTGGAATCAGTAAGCAACTTTCAGTGTTTGTCGGATTGATTATCACCAACTGTATCGTGATGGGGCGTGCAGAAGGTTTTGCGATGAAAAATGAGCCCGGTATCAGTTTTCTCGATGGATTGGGAAATGGTTTAGGCTATAGCCTCATTTTAATGATCGTAGCCTTCTTTCGAGAGTTGTTTGGATCAGGCAGCTTATTTGGAATCCAGCTATTAAAATTAAGTCGCGATGGTGGTTGGTATGAGGCCAATGGTTTGATGTTATTACCTCCGAGCGCGTTTTTTATTATCGGTATTTTCATTTGGATTTTAAGAGTTTGGAAAACCGATCAAATGGAGGAAGCATAA
- the nqrE gene encoding NADH:ubiquinone reductase (Na(+)-transporting) subunit E, whose protein sequence is MFEHYLSLFIKCLFIENLALAFFLGMCTFLAVSKNVKTAIGLGIAVIVIQTITVPVNNVIYQHLLKKGALAWAGYPNVDLTFVGLICYIGVIAAMVQILEMTLDRFFPALYNTLGIFLPLITVNCAILGGTLFMVERDYNFPESCVFGFGSGVGWALAIMALAGIREKMKYSDVPLGLRGLGITFITVGLMAMAFMAFSGIQL, encoded by the coding sequence ATGTTTGAACATTATTTGAGCCTGTTTATAAAATGTTTGTTCATTGAGAATCTGGCTTTGGCTTTCTTTTTGGGAATGTGTACCTTTTTGGCCGTTTCCAAGAATGTTAAAACCGCCATTGGTTTGGGGATTGCAGTCATCGTAATTCAGACGATTACGGTTCCCGTGAATAATGTGATCTACCAACACCTTTTGAAAAAAGGAGCATTAGCCTGGGCTGGATATCCCAATGTGGATCTGACATTTGTTGGATTGATCTGCTATATCGGCGTGATTGCCGCCATGGTTCAAATTCTGGAAATGACTCTGGATCGGTTCTTTCCTGCGTTATATAACACGCTGGGTATTTTTCTACCCTTGATTACCGTGAACTGTGCGATTTTGGGAGGCACCTTGTTCATGGTGGAACGCGATTATAATTTCCCCGAAAGTTGTGTATTTGGTTTTGGATCGGGAGTTGGTTGGGCACTGGCGATTATGGCTTTGGCTGGAATTCGAGAAAAAATGAAGTACAGCGATGTACCACTTGGATTGCGAGGACTGGGCATCACGTTTATCACTGTTGGATTAATGGCGATGGCCTTCATGGCGTTTTCTGGAATCCAATTATAA
- a CDS encoding ROK family protein: protein MKPTKHNGPYFVGVDIGGTNIKVGIVDDSGQTLSFCKTKTEVVKGVDTGIQNLYHAIQDVLSDCKFTMDDVKAIGIATPGTMDIPGGKLVNPPNLPTWKDFPIRQVICDHYSGKKTILQNDANAAAYGEYWVGGAQKAQSLVFWTLGTGIGCGIIIDEMIIEGRHSHGGECGHMIIQMTNGRLCDSGQYGTLEAYAGAKSLVRRCQEQLDSGCASSLNERLQEGIKLTPLLIAQEAEQNDELSNELIMDSAMYLGVGTTTLMHTIDPDMVLFGGAATFGGKDSVLGQRFMDRIREEVKIRAFRVPYENTIIDFATLGSDAGYIGAAGCARRASLKTDSQ, encoded by the coding sequence ATGAAACCGACAAAACACAATGGACCATATTTTGTCGGTGTTGATATTGGTGGCACAAACATCAAGGTTGGCATTGTAGATGACTCAGGACAAACTCTCTCGTTTTGCAAAACTAAAACCGAAGTAGTCAAAGGAGTTGATACTGGCATACAAAATCTTTATCACGCGATCCAAGACGTTTTGTCAGACTGTAAATTTACGATGGACGACGTCAAAGCAATTGGCATTGCTACACCAGGCACGATGGATATACCTGGTGGAAAACTGGTAAATCCTCCTAATCTACCAACCTGGAAAGATTTTCCGATTCGGCAGGTCATCTGCGATCATTACTCAGGGAAAAAAACGATACTTCAAAACGATGCCAATGCAGCTGCTTACGGAGAATATTGGGTAGGCGGTGCACAGAAAGCACAGAGCCTGGTTTTCTGGACGTTGGGTACAGGAATCGGCTGTGGTATCATTATCGATGAAATGATCATTGAAGGTCGACATTCACATGGAGGTGAATGCGGCCATATGATTATTCAAATGACAAATGGACGCTTGTGTGATTCGGGCCAATATGGAACACTCGAGGCATATGCAGGAGCTAAGTCTCTGGTACGTCGTTGTCAGGAGCAACTCGATTCAGGATGTGCTTCCAGCTTGAACGAACGATTGCAAGAAGGAATCAAACTGACACCACTATTAATTGCGCAGGAAGCAGAACAAAATGATGAGCTATCCAACGAACTGATTATGGATTCCGCCATGTATCTGGGAGTGGGGACAACCACACTAATGCATACCATTGACCCGGACATGGTTCTATTTGGAGGTGCTGCCACATTTGGAGGTAAGGATTCCGTATTGGGACAACGCTTTATGGACCGGATCCGTGAAGAAGTAAAAATAAGAGCGTTTAGAGTTCCATATGAAAATACCATCATTGACTTTGCAACTCTCGGATCTGACGCTGGTTATATCGGCGCAGCCGGTTGTGCTCGACGAGCCAGCCTGAAAACTGATTCACAATAA
- a CDS encoding Na(+)-translocating NADH-quinone reductase subunit C encodes MSRDSIGFTFMVSAALCVACSILVSGAAVGLRSRQDANKENERKKNILSAAGLIKPDASAKEISDVYDERVKGIIVDLNTGNVVTDDKELFPNPQEYDQKAAADNPKMSMEIPSSEDLAGIKRRENYSWVYLINDENGKLSQYVLPVRGKGLWSTLWGFLALDTDLTTIAGLTFYEHGETPGLGGEVDNPKWKAQWKGKEAYNQEFEPEIEVIKGTVNPESPDAIHEVDGLSGATITSRGVTHLLDFWLGNLGFRPYLEKVREQREK; translated from the coding sequence ATGTCGCGTGATTCAATTGGTTTCACATTTATGGTATCGGCTGCTTTGTGCGTGGCCTGTTCAATTCTCGTTTCCGGAGCTGCCGTCGGTTTACGCAGTCGCCAGGATGCAAATAAAGAGAATGAGCGTAAAAAAAATATCCTTTCTGCAGCTGGATTAATCAAACCGGATGCGAGTGCTAAGGAGATCAGTGATGTTTACGATGAGCGAGTCAAGGGGATCATCGTCGATCTTAATACAGGAAATGTCGTAACCGACGATAAGGAGTTATTTCCTAATCCTCAGGAGTACGATCAAAAGGCGGCTGCTGATAACCCGAAAATGAGCATGGAAATACCATCCTCTGAAGATTTGGCAGGAATCAAACGTCGCGAAAATTATTCCTGGGTTTATCTAATCAACGACGAAAATGGTAAGTTATCTCAGTATGTACTACCAGTCAGAGGTAAAGGGCTCTGGTCGACGCTCTGGGGGTTCCTGGCACTCGATACTGATTTGACCACGATTGCAGGTTTAACGTTTTATGAGCATGGAGAAACACCTGGTTTGGGTGGTGAAGTCGATAACCCCAAATGGAAAGCGCAGTGGAAGGGCAAAGAAGCATATAATCAGGAATTTGAACCTGAAATTGAAGTCATCAAAGGGACTGTGAATCCGGAATCTCCCGACGCCATTCATGAAGTTGATGGGCTCTCTGGAGCAACAATTACATCTCGCGGTGTGACTCACCTACTAGATTTCTGGCTTGGAAATTTGGGATTTAGACCTTATCTCGAAAAGGTTCGAGAGCAGAGAGAAAAATAG
- a CDS encoding NADH:ubiquinone reductase (Na(+)-transporting) subunit B, with amino-acid sequence MKPLRNLLDKVHPLFDKGGKFEKLYPLYEANDTFLYTPGEVTNEASHVRDSIDLKRMMSMVIVALLPCVFMALYNTGYQANAAMSTMGIESVPGWRGTVMASLGVIPDANSLLSNLLHGALYFFPVYIVCMAVGGMWEGLFCIIRRHEINEGFLVTGMLFPLSLPPTIPLWQVAIGISFGVVVGKEIFGGTGKNFLNPALTARAFLYFAYPAQIVGDTVWTAVDGFSGATSLGQLAVANPEVGMKSITNPVADGGLGISWMQAFMGQIQGSMGETSTFACLLGAIFLILAGIGSWRVMAGVLAGSMGLSVLLWLIGSNTNAMFSMPPQWHLVVGGLAFGLVYMATDPVSAAMTDTGRWVYGILIGGMTILIRVINPAYPEGIMLAILFGNVFAPLIDFYVVQANIKRRLARNVA; translated from the coding sequence ATGAAGCCGTTACGAAATCTTCTTGATAAGGTGCACCCTCTTTTTGATAAAGGAGGGAAGTTCGAGAAGCTTTACCCACTTTATGAGGCGAATGACACATTCCTCTATACCCCGGGTGAAGTGACAAATGAAGCTTCTCATGTGCGTGACTCGATTGACCTGAAACGCATGATGAGCATGGTGATCGTGGCTTTGCTTCCCTGCGTGTTCATGGCTCTTTATAATACCGGTTATCAAGCCAACGCTGCGATGAGTACCATGGGTATAGAATCTGTTCCTGGTTGGCGCGGAACTGTAATGGCTTCTCTGGGAGTCATCCCGGATGCGAATAGTTTGCTTTCTAATCTGTTACACGGCGCCCTTTACTTCTTCCCAGTCTACATCGTGTGCATGGCCGTTGGTGGGATGTGGGAAGGTCTGTTTTGTATTATCCGACGTCATGAAATCAATGAAGGCTTCCTGGTGACTGGGATGCTGTTTCCCTTATCTCTACCACCCACGATTCCACTTTGGCAAGTCGCCATAGGAATCTCGTTTGGCGTTGTGGTTGGTAAAGAAATATTTGGGGGAACAGGGAAAAACTTTTTGAACCCAGCTTTAACCGCTCGTGCATTTCTTTATTTTGCTTATCCCGCTCAGATTGTGGGTGATACTGTCTGGACTGCCGTGGATGGCTTCAGTGGTGCTACTTCACTCGGTCAGTTAGCGGTTGCAAATCCTGAAGTTGGTATGAAATCCATAACAAACCCTGTTGCTGACGGTGGCTTAGGGATTAGCTGGATGCAGGCCTTTATGGGCCAGATTCAAGGATCGATGGGAGAAACCTCGACCTTTGCTTGCTTGTTAGGCGCTATATTCCTGATTCTGGCAGGTATTGGTTCCTGGCGGGTGATGGCAGGGGTTTTGGCAGGCTCAATGGGTCTTTCTGTGCTGCTTTGGTTAATTGGCAGTAATACAAATGCGATGTTCTCGATGCCACCTCAATGGCATTTAGTTGTAGGAGGGCTGGCCTTTGGTCTGGTATATATGGCCACAGATCCGGTTTCAGCAGCGATGACTGATACAGGGCGATGGGTCTATGGAATTTTAATTGGTGGAATGACGATCCTGATTCGGGTCATCAATCCAGCGTACCCAGAGGGGATTATGTTGGCAATTTTGTTTGGAAATGTCTTCGCGCCTCTGATTGACTTCTACGTAGTTCAAGCAAACATTAAAAGAAGGTTGGCGCGAAATGTCGCGTGA
- the nqrF gene encoding NADH:ubiquinone reductase (Na(+)-transporting) subunit F, whose translation MFTAIVLALVAIILIAKSKLVASGNVTITVNEQKEIEVPVGGKLLSALAENQIFVSSACGGGGTCAQCEVKVLEGGGDILPTERSHFNNREVREGCRLSCQVPVKSNMEIEVPPEVFETKKWVCKVRSNDNVATFIKELILELPAGEDVDFKAGGFIQIEAPPHHIKYSDFDIPDEYKEDWDNFNLWRFESKVDEEVIRAYSMANYPGEKGIIMLNVRVASPPPRSPEGTPPGKMSSYIFDLKPGDEVTISGPYGEFFIQETEAEMIYIGGGAGMAPLRSHIYELFKERETNRKVSYWYGARSLREMFYEDEFRALEEKFPNFKMHVALSDPVPEDNWDGLQGFIHQVLLDEYLSKHPAPEDCEYYICGPPMMLSAVRNMLDDLGVEPENIRYDDFG comes from the coding sequence ATGTTTACGGCCATCGTGTTAGCATTGGTCGCCATTATCTTGATTGCAAAATCAAAGCTGGTAGCCTCTGGTAATGTCACGATTACTGTCAATGAACAAAAAGAAATCGAAGTTCCCGTCGGTGGTAAATTATTAAGTGCGCTCGCAGAAAATCAGATTTTTGTTTCTTCAGCTTGTGGTGGTGGCGGAACCTGTGCCCAATGCGAAGTCAAAGTGCTCGAAGGCGGGGGAGACATTTTACCAACGGAACGCTCCCATTTTAATAACCGGGAAGTACGCGAAGGCTGCCGTTTATCCTGTCAGGTGCCGGTGAAGAGCAACATGGAAATCGAAGTTCCACCAGAGGTCTTTGAAACTAAGAAGTGGGTTTGTAAAGTCAGGTCTAATGACAACGTTGCTACGTTCATCAAAGAGCTTATTCTTGAATTGCCTGCTGGTGAGGATGTGGACTTCAAGGCCGGTGGGTTTATTCAGATTGAAGCACCACCACATCATATTAAATATAGTGATTTTGATATCCCCGACGAATACAAGGAAGACTGGGATAATTTCAACTTATGGCGATTTGAATCTAAAGTAGATGAAGAAGTGATTCGCGCCTATTCCATGGCCAATTACCCGGGGGAAAAGGGGATCATCATGCTGAATGTGCGTGTTGCGTCTCCACCTCCTCGTTCACCAGAAGGCACACCTCCCGGTAAAATGTCTTCCTATATCTTCGACTTAAAACCGGGTGATGAAGTTACGATCTCTGGTCCGTATGGAGAATTTTTCATCCAGGAAACAGAGGCGGAGATGATTTATATCGGTGGGGGGGCTGGTATGGCTCCTCTACGATCACATATCTACGAGCTCTTCAAAGAACGTGAAACGAACCGAAAAGTGTCGTATTGGTACGGTGCTCGTAGCTTACGGGAAATGTTTTATGAAGATGAGTTCCGAGCTCTCGAAGAGAAGTTCCCCAATTTCAAAATGCACGTTGCCTTGTCTGACCCGGTTCCAGAAGACAATTGGGATGGTCTGCAAGGTTTTATTCACCAAGTGTTGCTAGATGAGTACTTAAGTAAACATCCTGCACCTGAGGACTGTGAATACTATATCTGTGGACCTCCAATGATGTTGTCCGCTGTTCGGAATATGCTGGATGACTTAGGAGTCGAACCTGAGAATATCCGCTATGATGACTTTGGCTAG